Below is a genomic region from Herpetosiphon gulosus.
GACATGGGGGTGCAATGCACGTCAGATGAGCAGTATTGCCGACGATCGGCCACATTGGGCACGATTGCCGACGATTATTGAGCGCGATTGCTAACGATTTTTGTGTAGTATAGGGCGGAAAGTGACAGCATGGCCATCGACCGCATATCACGATGGCCGCCTATGATACGGTGGATTGGACAGCGTATGGGCAGGTGCTCGGACGATTTGTGCAAGCGCAGCAGGCGTTGCCCATCCGGTTGCATGCCTTGGGTCTTTTTCCTGAGACAGGGGTGGTGTTCCTTGCACCACGGGTTACGGCATCCCTGCTCACCCTCCATACCACACTTTTGGCAGCCTGTGCATCGGTGGAGGATGCGCCTCTCGCCTATGCCCACCATTTGGGTGTGAACACATGGATGCCGCATTGTACGCTCGCACGAGGACAAACACTATCGCAGGCGACGTCGATTGTTGCGACGTGTAGTCGTCACTGGCAAGCGATTGATGGCATGATTGACGGGATTGGCATCCTGATTCCGCCTGCGGTGATCGACGTGGCGCAATACCCCTTTGTACCCATGCCGCACCAGATGCAGGAATAACGCATCACCATCCTGCGCGTTGCCATGGCGTGAGAGGGCGGTGAATCGGTGTGGGCCGTGATCATCCCAGCTGATCACAAACCCCTGCAAAGGACTTGCACGGGGGGAGTGAACAGGGTCAGTGAACACCCAAACGGGCAAATCGAAGCCCGAAACGGGGATACGGAGCTAACGACGATTGCACTTTGGTGGGGGGTATGCTGTCGCCGTTTGACCCACCAGCAAGGGCTAAAGCCTGCTGCGCTGCGCTTGCACTGGTGTTCCATCCGTCGCCATCAACCCCCCACCAAAGTGCAGCCGCCCTGCGGGGCGGCAGGCGCGGCGGCTGCGCCGCGCCACCGTGGGAAATCCCATCGTCCCGGTGCTGCCTATCTCACCTCGCTTCGCGAGCGCCTGCGGCGGTTCTGACGAACGTTGCGATGGACGGCTTAACGCACGCTGGACTCATGGCTGCGCAGCCCCGTTGGGCGACCTACGGTCGGCTTGCTTCGCAACCGCTGCTTGGGGTTCGTCGCGGGGACGCTCCTCACCCGATTTCCCACGGTGGCGCGGCGACGTGCGCTTCAACTCTCAACACATCGAGCCATCACCCAGGGTGTGCAATCACCATAGATTGAGCCATCACCAGGGCGCACTCTGCCTTGCCGCGTCTGCCGCCGTCGCTTCCGCGTGGGAGGTCAGGCCACGCCAACGCCCCTGCACGGCATGGAATCCCCAACGATGATCTGATTAACCAGTGTATCCAGTTCCAACCAGCAAGCTAGAGCGATAGCCGTGCGAGGGCTTATGCCGTGACCCTTCCCGGACGTTTTTAACAGGGCTTCGCGTGGAATGGTCAGTGAAGGCGCGAGAATCTCCGAGAATGAAAAAACACCGCATTATCCACCTGAGGGCACACTAGGAGGCTTCTCAGTGAATCTCTGAGGTTCACTTAAGAGGATTGAATCGGGGCTATCGATGCCTCGATAAGGCGAGACAGAGGATTGTAGAAGTCTCTATTTGAGGAACGCAGAGAACCTATTAAGCCGTGCAAAACGTGTTTTATACTCTGTAATGAATGCGTTTCAATACGTTTCAATACGTTTCAGGTAATTATCGGATACTTGACAAAATGCGTTTCAATTCGTTACAATTCGTTTCACATGGTTACAGGAGGAATAAACCCAATGACAACCCATGCATCAGCGACGATTGACACCGCAACCACGCCCCGCCGTGATCCGTTGACGGTCTACCAATATATGCTCACAGGCCAACCCCTTAAGGACAACAATGCCCAATTGCCTCAAACCGTGGAGGTCAAAGGTCAACCAATGACCGCGATTGGGATTGATCCCGGCAATGGGGAAATGAAAGCAGCGATGATGGGCCTTGATGGACGGCTCGTGACTGTCCAAATCGTGTCAGCCTACCGGATTGCCGTCACGTTGGGCGGTGGTAAAAGCCCGACCACCTACACCGTGAACGGTGGCCCTGCGTTTTGGATTGGCCGTGACGCGGTGCAAATGAAGGGTGACGCACTTCCCATCGGCCCAACCGCGGTGCGTTTAGAAGATCCGCGCCAGATTGACTTCTATGCCGCTGGGGTGGTTGAACTCTTGATCAAAGCGCACTGCGCCCCAGGCCAATACACCCTCGCCACAGGGTTAGCATTGCCAAACATGGAGATGCAAGCCCAAGTCAAGAAGAATGAGTCAGGGGAAGAGGTGGAAGTCTTTGGTGTGGTTCCCGAAACCAAACAGGCGATTAAGGATCACATTTATGGGAAAACCTACCATGTGAATCGCACGGATGAGGATGGGGACGTGACCAACTGGCAGATCACCTTTGGCCAAGTCTATACCCAAGCCCAGAGCTATGGAACCTTCATGGCGTTGACCCATACCATCTTCGGCACGCGCCGCACGGATGGTATTCAAGAGTACGCCATCATTGATATGGGCCGTGGTGACACCCACGAAACCTTGATTCAACTCTCGCCAACCTTCCGCATGATGACCAAGCGCACAGGCGAGGGCACGATCAAGCAAGCCCGCGCCGTTGCCCGCGCCTTGGCTGAGTTTGATTTGAATGATGCCCAAGCCCAAGAAGCCTTGATCACGCGCAGTATTCTGGATGGGGGACGGCCCAAATCGATTAATCATGTCGTCGATAAAGTGGTAGAGCGCGAAACCCAAGAAATGCTCAGCCGCTTGCTACCAGCGCTGCGCAACCGGAATGCCTTCATTGCCTTCACAGGTGGCGGAACGAAAGACGCGACCACGCTGCAAATGATTAACGACCGCATGGACAGCGTAGGGCGCTCAACCGAGAGCTTTGTGATTGTGCATCCCGAAGTCGCCAGTGTCTTGAACGCGGTCGGAACTTTGTTAAAAGTCTTATTTACCGAGCTTGCACGAAAGGGACGATAAATGACAACGACCCCCAAATCGATCCGCGTCGGCGAGCGGAGTATGCAGGTGCTCGATGCCCTGCGGGTTCAGCTTGCCGATCAATATACGAGTGATTCCGCGATTTTGAGTGAAGCCGCCCGCCGTGGCTTACTCGTGATGGCGGTGGAAGCCTGGCATGCCGAGGCGGGTCAATATGGGGGACACAGCCCGAAGGAGCTTGCACGGGTGTTGCGTCACGAGCTGACTGCGGTGTTCAACTTTCTGTTGGAGCAGGACGAATTGCCGCCGATGTTGCGGATTGCGCCTGCTCCAGCAAGTATTGTTGCCGTGCCCATGATGACCACAGCGGAGCCAGTCACTGTGACTGAACCCACGGTTGCGACGGTGGAAATTGATACCAGTGTGATGGATTTGATGCAACTTGCAGGGCAAGACGAGGAGTGGGATTGAGGGATGTTTTCGGATTTGACCATCCTGCTATAATAAGGCAACGAAAATCCCCGCACCACTAAGCGTCAACCCGTGGCCGGGGGATGGACGACCTACAACAACTAGGCCGCCGACCGCAATAATACCATGCGGGACGGCCCCAGCAAAGAAAGGGGCATCGTGTGGATGCACAAGATACGCTGTTGAATCAGGCAGGCGCGGCTGGGAGTACGCTCACCACGGCTGTTGCCACCTTCCCTTCATCAACTCCAACCCAAACTCTTGCTCAAGAACCTGTCCGCCGCACGCCTGCCCGACCCAAACGAACGCCACATTTTAATACCACGGTCGTTTCGAGTGGGATGTATTGGGTGTTTGAAGTCATGGTTGCCGTTGGACTCATGGCCATTGCAGGCTTACTGTGGTATTGGGACGGGGCATTTACCATTAGCTTTATTGCGAAACAATCCACTGCCTTTGCCCAGTGGGGCATCTGGCAATGGACGATTCCGGTCTTTTTTACCGCTGTGACGCTTGGCGCATGGCCACGCAAAGAGATTCGCACCCGATCACACGAGCTGCGTGCGAAGTGGGGCGATACCCACGCCGATGCTGACTATGAGCGCTACGAGAGTATCCGTAAAGAGATTCGGGTACGATGGGCCATGGTGTCGATTGTCGTCCTCGTTAATATTGGCACCTCGTTCTCAGGATTAGTGTTGTGGCTGGCGAATCGCACGGTTGATCTCTTCTTGGGCTGGACGTTTCCTGATACGGGGTGGGGATTGTATGCGCCTGCGACCGTTATCGGTATCATTCTTGCCTTTGGGCCAGAGAAGATTGGCCGTTGGGCCATGAGTCAATTAATGAAATTGTTTGGGCAGTTGTAATCGTCTCATCCACGTGAGGTTTATATGGGTGTAGGAACGACATTACTCTTAGTCACCATCGCCTTTGCCGTCATTGGATGGTATAAGGGGCGTGCGTGGTGGACGCTGTACCGAACATTTCGCGCATGGGAACAACAATATCGGCAAGGGGTTCCCGTTGCTGCGATTACCGTGCCCATGCCACCATTCCCCAAGCAGGTGTCTATTCAGCCAACGGCGATCAACAACAGCGTCAATCATCTGAAAAGCTTTGATTTTCCAGCGCCAACCGACATGACGATCTTGGATGGCGCGGCACGGGCATTAAAGAATCCCCCATCGGACTTGCGGATTTCGATTGCTGAGCTTGATCGGCGTTCAACGCAAGCCCGTTATGGGTTTCCCTTGGGATGGTTTGCGGGGGCTGCGAATCCTGCGCTTGTTTCAGCCGCCTTTGTGGGCGATGTCAACCATATTTTGGTGACGGGGCTAACCGACTCAGGCAAAGATAATATGGTGATTAGCTGGCTCTTGGCCTTAGCCTATCGCTACCGCCCCGAACAAGTGCAAATTGCCTTTGTCGATGGAAAGAACGGCTTGTCACTGAACGGCTGGCACACCAAACAACATACCTTCTTGTTTGCCAAATCTGGTGATCAGTTGGCAGGGGCGATGGAAGCCCTCGTCGCTGAGCGCAAACGCCGCGAACAAATTTTGTGGGATGCCCAGTGCGAAAAGTGGGAAGAATATCCTGGCAGCGATATGCCCTTGTTGATCGTCTATGTTTCAGAGTTGATGTTGCTTCAGAGTGCGGTTGGCAAAACCAGCCTTGGTGATTGGCTTAACGAGGAATTATCAGGGTGTCGCTCGGCAGGGATTCGCTACATTATCGGGACGCAGAATGCGACCAAACTCGATACCCGCTGGCGCAGCCAAATCGGCTTGCATGTCGCGGGGTATCAACAGTCGCAAGATGGCGATGAACCCAATACGGGCTTATCGCCCAAAGCATTACGCGCTTTAGGGACAACGCCCGCCAATATTGTCGTTGGCGTGCCCCCATCCGAATTGCCTGTTCCTCCGAGTGGGGCTGGGGTCTTTACCTTGGTTCAAGGGCGGCGGGTTTTAACGGTGCGAGCACCCTATGTGGATCGTGCGCAGCGATTGTGGTGGTTGCAACAATTGCCTGACCGTGCTGACACCCAAGAACTGTTGCATCAGTTTAAGCAAACGACGATGGTGGGCATGCCACGCTTTCAACCAAGTGAGGCGGTGTTGCCAAATGATCTTGTTGAGGCCCAGCCTGTGATTGCGTTTGCGGCGGTGCAAGAATCATCCCACGACCAAGGCTATGATGCATCGGCACTTGCTGATGTCTTAGCCAGTCTTCGCCAGCGTGATTTAGCAATGAACGAGGTGTTTATTGCTGCCTGTGTTGCTGCTTATAAACGCCATAAGAGCTACAGTGGAGTCATTCGTGAGTTTTGGGGTTCCTACTCTGGCGGTAAGGAGCAAGCTGTCAAGGATGCGCTGGCTAATGCTGATCGGAAGGGTGGAGAAGCTCCAATCCTATCACCAATGGCATCGGCTGCGTAACTATGTACCAACCGCACCGTCCGGACAGAGCAGTAGCACGCAGCCTATTTTGAGCGTGAGCGGCATTCCATCAGTAGCACTATCGGCTATTGAAGGGATTGATCCCGACGAGGTTCAAAAGATTGTTAAGGCTACCCCAAACTACTCATCACGCCGCGTATTGTGTCAAGCCTTATTTGGCTTAAGCGGTGGCGCTCCCTATAACAAAGTGAAGCTGGTGTGTGATGCACTTGGGTTGCTCAATGGGAATCAACCACTGCAACAGGCTGCCTAATAAATAGATATACACGAGCCATTAAAGAGGTATGAAATTAATTTTATGCAACGTACTTCCAAATAGGAGGTACGTTGTATTTTTTACAACTATGCCTTAAGTAATGGATTACAGGATACTTTATCTTGATTTTCCCAATTATAATGTGTTAGGATTATCGTTGTTATGGTAGGACTTGCTTATGGTAATTCTATATTTCTATAGGGGGCAAGTTTGAATAGAGAATATGAAACTCAATGGGATGGAATCGTTTATATCCACAACGATCAACACAGAGATGGTAAAGGTACTAAGTCACAGTGGACTATTTCAAAATCGGAAGAGCTATGTTGCTTTGAACATGCGGCAAGGCTCCTTTTTATTGAAAAGCTAGGTTTGGAAAATACTAGTGAAGGCTGGGGATTGTATCTTATTGATGAACAAGTTGAATATTTAGGAAATTCGTCCACGGAAGGATCGAAATCTTTGAGATTTTTTATTGCTAAATTTGTAGATGGAAATGAAAATGGTAAGTGGCATGGATACCCTGCTGGTCCTGGTGGTAGATCCCAAGATATTCCACCAGGAGATGTGTTACTCTACTGGGTCGGCATGAACTATCTACGACCTGGAGCAATGCGAAAAATAGTAAAAAACCAATACACTAAACCGTGATACTGTTTATATAGGTACTTTTTGAATAACATAATTACAGTGAGTCTTTGTCACAGTAATCATAATAGAGGGAAAATTTTCCTCTACCTGAAGGATAAATTATGAAAGCTATAACTATGACGATTCAAGGTGAATTTTATGATAGCTATATATATGCTGGATTATTATATTTATGGACGCTAGACGGAGAAATTGTTACCATTAATTGGAATAAACTTATCAAATCTGTAAGCGAGTCACAGCCAGATGAGCTACAGTTTGCAACACACTGTGCATTCAATAAAGGCAGTTATTTATATCAAAATGAGTGGATGCTGTTTCGTAAAGATATTGAAATGGTGGGCAGGTTACATGATAGATTTACTACACTTGCATCTACGCCAATAGAATTTGATTCATTTTATAATGATATGTCCAAATTTATTCAATCAAGAGCTAATAATAGTTTTCTTTTCCCTCATGCTGATATACTATTATTTCACGATAATATATTTGTCGGTAATAATAAAGGAATTGAATCTGTAAAAAGAACTTCTATTAATCGTAATTTAAAACATGATAATAATAAAAAAATAAGTGATATTCCAGTATTTAGCCTATCTGCTAATAATTACTTAATTGCTATGGCATCTGGGGAAGATGGTATGTATGAGTATAATATTCAGGATACAGAAAATAAAGACGTGATTCAGCGATCAGAGAATGAATGTTTTTTTGTGCGTTGGATCTATACAAGTATCTTTGGATCATCACACGAAAAAGGATATATTGCTGACTTTGCCCCAGATAATGATGCTAAACAACTTGCTCAATCGATTTCTACTAGAACTGAGATAAGCGAATCACAAGAAACTTTACTTGTGACTTTACCTAAGTTAGAAAGGATTTCAACTACCCACCAAGATCATCTTGAGACACCAAATAGCACACCTAAAAAAAGGAAAGCTCCTAGAAAGTTTAAGAATTTTATATATTCTGCTAATTTATTTGAAAATTCAGACGAACAAGATCGATATGTTTGGGGATCTCATGATAAAATCTGTTTAATCAATAAAGATAATATTTATGTAATTAAGTATAATCCAAATCTATCAAATAGGTATAAACCTATGGGACGTATAAATATTACCAAAAGTGGTTTAAATATACATGAGCTTGGCGATATTGTTAGCTGTGATAGTAGCTACTTTGGTTATATAATTGAATTTGATGAAGGATTAGTAATTATTAATGGTAATG
It encodes:
- a CDS encoding FtsK/SpoIIIE domain-containing protein, whose amino-acid sequence is MGVGTTLLLVTIAFAVIGWYKGRAWWTLYRTFRAWEQQYRQGVPVAAITVPMPPFPKQVSIQPTAINNSVNHLKSFDFPAPTDMTILDGAARALKNPPSDLRISIAELDRRSTQARYGFPLGWFAGAANPALVSAAFVGDVNHILVTGLTDSGKDNMVISWLLALAYRYRPEQVQIAFVDGKNGLSLNGWHTKQHTFLFAKSGDQLAGAMEALVAERKRREQILWDAQCEKWEEYPGSDMPLLIVYVSELMLLQSAVGKTSLGDWLNEELSGCRSAGIRYIIGTQNATKLDTRWRSQIGLHVAGYQQSQDGDEPNTGLSPKALRALGTTPANIVVGVPPSELPVPPSGAGVFTLVQGRRVLTVRAPYVDRAQRLWWLQQLPDRADTQELLHQFKQTTMVGMPRFQPSEAVLPNDLVEAQPVIAFAAVQESSHDQGYDASALADVLASLRQRDLAMNEVFIAACVAAYKRHKSYSGVIREFWGSYSGGKEQAVKDALANADRKGGEAPILSPMASAA